From the Streptococcus oralis ATCC 35037 genome, one window contains:
- the lysS gene encoding lysine--tRNA ligase yields MSTEHMEELNDQQIVRREKMAALREQGIDPFGKRFERTANSQELKDKFAELDKEQLHELNETATIAGRLVTKRGKGKVGFAHLQDREGQIQIYVRKDEVGEENYEIFKKADLGDFLGVEGEVMRTDMGELSIKATHITHLSKALRPLPEKFHGLTDVETIYRKRYLDLISNRESFERFVTRSKIISEIRRYLDQKGFLEVETPVLHNEAGGAAARPFITHHNAQNIDMVLRIATELHLKRLIVGGMERVYEIGRIFRNEGMDATHNPEFTSIEVYQAYADFQDIMDLTEGIIQHAAKAVKGDGPVNYQGTEIKINEPFKRVHMVDAIKEITGVDFWQDMTFEEAKAIAAEKKVPVEKHYTEVGHIINAFFEEFVEETLIQPTFVYGHPVAVSPLAKKNPEDERFTDRFELFIMTKEYGNAFTELNDPIDQLSRFEAQAKAKELGDDEATGIDYDYIEALEYGMPPTGGLGIGIDRLCMLLTDTTTIRDVLLFPTMK; encoded by the coding sequence ATGTCTACAGAACATATGGAAGAACTAAATGACCAGCAGATCGTTCGCCGTGAAAAAATGGCTGCGCTCCGTGAACAAGGAATCGATCCCTTCGGAAAACGTTTTGAACGTACTGCTAACTCACAAGAGCTTAAAGACAAATTTGCAGAACTTGATAAAGAACAATTACATGAATTAAATGAAACTGCTACTATCGCTGGACGCTTAGTAACTAAACGTGGTAAAGGGAAAGTTGGCTTTGCCCATCTCCAAGACCGTGAAGGTCAAATCCAAATCTACGTTCGTAAAGATGAAGTCGGTGAAGAAAACTACGAAATCTTCAAAAAGGCTGACCTCGGTGACTTCCTTGGTGTCGAAGGTGAAGTCATGCGTACAGATATGGGAGAACTTTCTATCAAGGCAACTCACATCACACACTTGTCTAAAGCACTTCGCCCGCTTCCTGAGAAATTCCACGGTTTGACTGACGTTGAAACAATTTATCGTAAACGTTACCTTGACTTGATTTCTAACCGTGAAAGCTTTGAACGCTTTGTCACTCGTTCAAAAATCATCTCTGAAATCCGTCGTTATCTAGACCAAAAAGGTTTCCTTGAAGTGGAAACACCTGTTCTTCACAATGAAGCTGGTGGTGCTGCTGCTCGTCCATTTATCACTCACCACAATGCCCAAAACATTGACATGGTGCTTCGTATCGCGACTGAGCTTCACTTGAAACGCCTTATCGTTGGTGGTATGGAACGTGTCTATGAAATTGGCCGTATCTTCCGTAACGAAGGAATGGACGCCACTCACAACCCTGAGTTCACTTCTATCGAGGTTTACCAAGCTTATGCAGACTTCCAAGATATCATGGATTTGACCGAAGGCATTATCCAACACGCTGCTAAAGCAGTTAAGGGCGATGGTCCAGTAAACTATCAAGGAACTGAAATCAAAATCAACGAACCATTCAAACGCGTTCACATGGTGGATGCCATCAAAGAAATTACTGGTGTAGACTTCTGGCAAGACATGACTTTCGAAGAAGCTAAAGCTATCGCTGCTGAGAAGAAAGTTCCAGTTGAGAAACATTACACTGAAGTTGGTCACATTATCAACGCCTTCTTTGAAGAGTTCGTTGAAGAAACCTTGATTCAACCAACCTTTGTCTACGGTCATCCAGTAGCTGTCTCTCCACTCGCTAAGAAGAACCCTGAAGACGAACGCTTTACTGACCGCTTTGAGCTTTTCATTATGACCAAGGAATACGGTAACGCCTTTACTGAGTTGAACGACCCAATCGACCAGCTTAGCCGTTTCGAAGCTCAAGCCAAAGCTAAAGAACTTGGTGATGATGAAGCAACAGGTATCGATTACGACTACATCGAGGCTCTTGAATACGGTATGCCACCAACAGGTGGTTTGGGTATCGGTATCGACCGTCTCTGCATGCTCCTCACTGATACAACTACTATCCGTGATGTATTGCTCTTCCCAACAATGAAATAA
- a CDS encoding amino acid ABC transporter substrate-binding protein, protein MKRKKIALVLALFFSFFLIACTQKASDPSQDNWAKYQKQGSITIGFDNTFVPMGFEEKNGQYAGFDIDLAQAVSEKLGIQIKFQPIDWDMKETELQNGTIDAIWNGYTATNERKEKVAFTIPYMENQQVLVSKKSQNIHSIQDMADKVLGAQAGSSGYLNFEGQPELLKNRVKDQKANQYQSFNEALIDLKNDRIDALVIDRVYANYYLQSEGILNDYNVFSAGFESEAFAVGVRPADKTLLDALNQAFISLYQEGKFQEISQKWFGEDVATSQVKNQE, encoded by the coding sequence ATGAAGAGAAAGAAAATTGCCCTTGTACTTGCTCTGTTCTTTAGCTTCTTCCTGATAGCTTGTACTCAGAAGGCAAGTGATCCAAGTCAGGATAATTGGGCCAAATATCAAAAACAGGGTAGCATTACCATTGGCTTTGACAATACCTTTGTTCCCATGGGATTTGAGGAAAAGAATGGCCAGTATGCAGGTTTTGATATTGACCTAGCCCAAGCTGTCTCTGAAAAACTAGGAATTCAGATTAAATTTCAACCCATCGACTGGGATATGAAAGAAACCGAACTACAAAATGGTACTATTGATGCCATCTGGAATGGATATACAGCAACAAATGAACGGAAAGAGAAGGTTGCTTTTACCATTCCTTACATGGAAAATCAACAAGTTTTGGTCTCTAAAAAGTCTCAAAATATTCACTCAATTCAGGATATGGCTGACAAAGTTTTAGGGGCTCAGGCTGGATCTTCTGGCTATTTGAATTTTGAAGGACAACCCGAACTACTCAAGAATCGAGTAAAAGATCAGAAGGCCAATCAATACCAAAGTTTTAATGAAGCCTTAATTGATTTGAAGAATGATCGGATTGATGCCCTTGTGATTGACCGGGTATATGCCAATTATTATCTCCAGTCTGAAGGAATATTAAATGACTACAATGTCTTTTCTGCTGGATTTGAAAGTGAAGCTTTTGCAGTGGGTGTTAGACCTGCTGATAAAACTTTGCTAGATGCTCTGAATCAAGCCTTTATCTCACTATACCAAGAAGGAAAATTCCAGGAAATCAGCCAGAAGTGGTTTGGGGAAGATGTAGCCACCAGTCAAGTTAAAAATCAAGAATAA